The window ACCGGCAACGCTGCCGGAGGGGATCAGCCCTTCGAGGTCCACCTGAAGGTACCTGAAGGTAAAAGGAACGTTGCCGAGACTATGCCTTCAAGTTTCGAAGTCAATAGGTCGGCAGACGTGAATCTGCGTCAGGAGTGTGGGGGCGATGTGTTCAAGAATTGAATCCATCAAGCGTCGCAGGTGAGAAGGATGTACACGGCATTCATCTAGCGCAGACGCTGGCTGATGACCTTCGACACACCGTCGCCCTGCATGGAGACGCCGTACAGCGCGTCGGCGACCTCCATCGTGCGCTTCTGATGGGTGATCACGATGAGCTGCGAGGCCTCCTGCAGCTCCTGCATGATCCGGATGAGCCGCTGGAGGTTGGTGTCGTCGAGGGCGGCCTCGACCTCGTCCATGACGTAGAACGGGCTGGGCCGCGCCTTGAAGATCGACACGAGCAGCGCCACGGCGGTCAGCGACCGCTCCCCGCCCGAGAGCAGCGACAGCCGCTTGACCTTCTTGCCCGGCGGCCTGGCCTCGACGTCCACGCCCGTGGTGAGCATGTTGTCGGGGTCGGTCAGGATCAGCCGCCCGTCACCCCCGGGGAAGAGCCGGCTGAAGACGCCCTCGAACTCCCGGGCCGTGTCCCGGTAGGCCTCGGTGAAGACCTGCTCGACGCGCTCGTCGACCTCCTTCACCACCTGGAGGAGGTCCGCCCGTGTCTTCTTCAGGTCCTCGAGCTGCTCGCTGAGGAACTGGTGGCGTTCCTCCAGTGCCGCGAACTCCTCCAGGGCGAGCGGGTTCACCTTGCCGAGCTGCTGGTAGGCACGCTCGGCCGACTTCAGACGCTTCTCCTGCTCGGACCTCAGATACGGCTTCGGCCGGTTGCGCGGGTGCTCCGGGTCCTCCGGCAGCTCCTCGCCCTCGGCGGGGGGCGAGGGCGGCACGAGCTGGTGCGGTCCGTACTCCGCCACCAGTCCGGCCGGTTCGACACCCAGCTCCTCCAGCGCCTTCGTCTCCAGCTGCTCGATCCGCAGCCGCTTCTCGGCGCCGAGTACCTCGCCTCGATGGACCGAATCCGTCAACTTGTCGAGTTCGGCCTTGAGATCTCGTCCCTCGGTTCGGGCGCGGGCGAGTTCCTGTTCGCGGCGGGCCTTGGCGGCATCGGCGGCGACGCGCTCCTCGTCGGCGCGGGCCAGGGAGACCTCGACGTGCGCGAGGAGCTGCCGGGCGCCCGCGCCGACGGCCTCGGCGACGGCCGCCTCGTGCCGCAGCCGGGACCGCCGCTGCTCCGCACGCGCGCGTGCCTCACGCTCCGCCCGGGCGGCACGGTCGAGCGAGTCGGCCCGTCCGGCCAGGCCCTTGACCCGTTCCTCGTGCGTACGGGCCTGGAGCCGGGCCTCCATCTCGGTCTGGCGGGCGTTGGCACCGTCGGCGGCGAGCCGGTCCCGTACGGAGGTGTCGGGCTCCTCCTCGATCGGCATCTCCTCGGCGACGGCGAGCCGCTCGGCGAGTTCCTCGACCTCGGCGAGGGCCTTGTCGAGGGCCTCCTGGGCCCGGGCGGCGGCGGCCGTGGACCGCTCGGCCTCCCCGGCCGCGCCCCGGGCCTGCCCGGCGAGCGCTCCGAGTTGCTGAGCGACGGAGGACTTCTCCCGGTCGGCGGCCCGGCGCCGCTCCCCCACGTCCTCGACGAGCGCGGCGCACTCCTTGCGCCGCTCGACGGCCTGGTGCTGGGCCTCGGTCAGCTCCTCGCAGCGCACCGCCAGCTCTTCCAGTTCGGCGGCGGCCTCGTCGACGGAGGCCTGTACTTCGAGGAGGCTGGGGGCACCGGCGGAGCCGCCGTGGGCGAAGTGCGCGCCGAGGAGGTCGCCTTCGGCGGTGACGGCGGTGAGGTCGGGGTGGGTGTAGACGAGGTCTTCGGCGGCTTCGAGGGTGTCGACCACGACGATGCCGTGGAGGAGCCGTCGGACGGCCGGCATGAGGTCGGTGGGGCCGCGGACCAGGTCGACGGCGAACGTTCGTCCCGCGTCTGCGGGTGCGTCGTGATGGTTCGCGCCGTTCCCCGCGCCCGGTGCTCCTGCCAGGAGCAGAGTGGCCCTGCCTCCGTCCTGCTTGCGGAGGAGTCTGATGGCGTCGGCCGCTGATGCCGGGGTCGTCACGGCGATCGCGTCCGCTGCCGCTCCGAAGGCCGCTGCCAGGGCGACCTCGTGTCCCGGGGTCACCGTCAGCAGTTCCGCCGCCGGGCCGAGCAGGCCGGAGAGGCGATCCTTCGCCGCGAGCAGTATTCCGGTGCCGTCCTTGCGGCGCAGGCCCATGGCCAGGGCCTCGTGGCGGGCCTGGGTCGCGGCGCGCTTGCGTTCCGCCGCCGTGGCGGACTCGCGGGCTGCGGTGAGGGCGGACTCGGCGTCGGCGAGCCGCTGCTTGGCGGCCTCGTGCTGTTCGGCGAGTTCCGCGTCGCCGGCGTCGAGGCCGTCGACCTCGGCCTTGAGGGCCTCGTACTCCTCCTGCGCGGCGACGGCTCGCTCCTGGGCCTCGTCGCGGGCGGCGGCCAGGCGTTCGATCTCGGCCTGGGCGGAGGCGGCGCGGGAGCGGGCCGCGTTGACCTGGCCGCTCAGTCGGGCCAGGCCTTCGCGCCGGTCGGCGATGGCGCGGGCGGCGTCCTTCAGGCGCCGTTCCTCCTGGGTGAGCGCGCGTTCCAGCTCGGCGCGGTGGGAGACCGTGTCCTCCAGGGCGCGTTCGGCCGCCTCCAGGGCCGCTTCCAGCTCGGCCTCCTGCTCGCGGATGCGGGCGGCCTCGCGCTCCATGTCCTCGGGGTCGCGGCCGCGCCGCTCCTCGGGGGGTGCGGAGGTGGCGCTCTTCACCCGGGCGTCGGCCAGCGAGATCGTGCCGCGCACCCGCTCGGCGAGCTGGGAGAGCTCGTACCAGGTCTGCTGGGCGCGCTGGAGGCGTGGCGTGAGCTGCCGTACCTCGTCCTCCAGAAGGGCCTCGCGCTGGAGCGCCTTGCGCAGCTCCCGCTCGGCGGCCTCCTTGCGCTCCTTCAGCGCGGCCTCGTCGGCGACCTCGGCGTTGAGGGCTTCCTTCAGCCGTACGAGGTCGTCGGCCAGCAGTCGCAGGCGGGCGTCGCGCAGGTCGGCCTGGATGACTGCGGCCCGGCGGGCGACGGCGGCCTGGCGGCCGAGGGGCTTGAGCTGGCGCCGGAGTTCGTCGGTGAGGTCCTGCACGCGCGCGAGGTTGGCCTGCATCGCGTCCAGCTTGCGCAGCGCCTTCTCCTTGCGCTTGCGGTGCTTGAGGACTCCGGCGGCCTCCTCGATGAAGGCGCGGCGGCCCATGGGGTCGGCGTGCAGCACGCCGTCGAGCTGCCCCTGCCCGACGATGACGTGCATCTCGCGGCCGATGCCGGAGTCGGAGAGGAGCTCCTGGATGTCGAGGAGGCGGCAGGTGTCGCCGTTGAGCTGGTACTCGCTGCCGCCGTTGCGGAACATGATCCGCGTGATGGTGACCTCGGCGTACTCGATGGGCAGGGCCCCGTCGGAGTTGTCGATGGTCAGCGACACCTCGGCGCGGCCCAGCGGAGGGCGGCCGGTGGTGCCGGCGAAGATGACGTCCTCCATCTTGCCGCCGCGCAGCGATTTGGCGCCCTGCTCGCCCATGACCCAGCTCAGCGCGTCCACGACATTGGACTTGCCCGAGCCGTTCGGCCCTACGACGCACGTGATCCCCGGTTCGAACCGGAGGGTGGTCGCCGAGGCGAACGACTTGAA of the Streptomyces koelreuteriae genome contains:
- the smc gene encoding chromosome segregation protein SMC, with translation MHLKALTLRGFKSFASATTLRFEPGITCVVGPNGSGKSNVVDALSWVMGEQGAKSLRGGKMEDVIFAGTTGRPPLGRAEVSLTIDNSDGALPIEYAEVTITRIMFRNGGSEYQLNGDTCRLLDIQELLSDSGIGREMHVIVGQGQLDGVLHADPMGRRAFIEEAAGVLKHRKRKEKALRKLDAMQANLARVQDLTDELRRQLKPLGRQAAVARRAAVIQADLRDARLRLLADDLVRLKEALNAEVADEAALKERKEAAERELRKALQREALLEDEVRQLTPRLQRAQQTWYELSQLAERVRGTISLADARVKSATSAPPEERRGRDPEDMEREAARIREQEAELEAALEAAERALEDTVSHRAELERALTQEERRLKDAARAIADRREGLARLSGQVNAARSRAASAQAEIERLAAARDEAQERAVAAQEEYEALKAEVDGLDAGDAELAEQHEAAKQRLADAESALTAARESATAAERKRAATQARHEALAMGLRRKDGTGILLAAKDRLSGLLGPAAELLTVTPGHEVALAAAFGAAADAIAVTTPASAADAIRLLRKQDGGRATLLLAGAPGAGNGANHHDAPADAGRTFAVDLVRGPTDLMPAVRRLLHGIVVVDTLEAAEDLVYTHPDLTAVTAEGDLLGAHFAHGGSAGAPSLLEVQASVDEAAAELEELAVRCEELTEAQHQAVERRKECAALVEDVGERRRAADREKSSVAQQLGALAGQARGAAGEAERSTAAAARAQEALDKALAEVEELAERLAVAEEMPIEEEPDTSVRDRLAADGANARQTEMEARLQARTHEERVKGLAGRADSLDRAARAEREARARAEQRRSRLRHEAAVAEAVGAGARQLLAHVEVSLARADEERVAADAAKARREQELARARTEGRDLKAELDKLTDSVHRGEVLGAEKRLRIEQLETKALEELGVEPAGLVAEYGPHQLVPPSPPAEGEELPEDPEHPRNRPKPYLRSEQEKRLKSAERAYQQLGKVNPLALEEFAALEERHQFLSEQLEDLKKTRADLLQVVKEVDERVEQVFTEAYRDTAREFEGVFSRLFPGGDGRLILTDPDNMLTTGVDVEARPPGKKVKRLSLLSGGERSLTAVALLVSIFKARPSPFYVMDEVEAALDDTNLQRLIRIMQELQEASQLIVITHQKRTMEVADALYGVSMQGDGVSKVISQRLR